Within the Anoplopoma fimbria isolate UVic2021 breed Golden Eagle Sablefish chromosome 21, Afim_UVic_2022, whole genome shotgun sequence genome, the region ctttttactttgtgttgaaCAGATTAACAGTCAGCATGAGTCGGGTTTCTTCAGTATTCTTCATCAGAGCAGCGAGTCTGTACGAGTTCATCAGGTGGAGTCCAGGCTTTTCTCCTCGATGGTTGTTTGTACCAGTGTTCAAAGTCGGATCCACCAAACTCTGTTAAATagcaatttaaatgattttagtTTTCTGGGATTAACTTCTTCTTCAGTTCAAGAAGAGCTTGAAACCCGAAACGTCACCTGGTggtgattaaataaatgttcatggGAGCATTATCTCAGGCACGGACGCTCTTTTTCTGCCTCCGTCTGGATGTGCCTGCTTTGGTAAAGTTATTATTATGCACTGATATCAGTCCAGAGTATTTATCCAgactttattaaaatgatgttCACCATCACACCAACCCATGCTGCTTTACGTCGTGATGCACAAATTCATTATAAAAGTTGATCTCAGTCAAATTCCTGGAAGCAGTTGGTTTTCCAGGTCGCTAGTTTCCTGATAAACTCAGAGGATGTTTCCAGAAAATCCAATTAAAACTGTTCTATCGTTCTATCCTGTGATTATTATGTAAATGTGGATGGAGaccacacagagctgcagagggaTGTTTAAACCACGCTCGTCTTCATGCAGACGTTCTGCTGGAGTCTAAACTCGTTGGTGTTTGTCTCAGCAGAGACGGGGACATACACTGGTCCCTCCTTCCtccagaccaggaccaggaccaggaccaggaccaggaccaggaccagattTATAGGGGGTTTGTGTTTGGGAGCTCTGGGGAGGCAGCAGAGCTCACATGTTTCAGACTGAAGGGAAAAAAGGAAACGCTCCATGACGTCCATCATAAATACACGAGAGCTAAAAGGCCTCTGCAGGAGGGAAGTACGGCGGCCTGCAGGGGTCAAATCAGACGGATGAACCCGAGGTCACACAGAGTCAACTCCAAATCATTCCTAAGGCTTTTGGGAAAAGTGAGTCTTctctttaaacatatttaaactgGTAGTTTGATCTCTGGTATCACGTTAAAATGTGGAAGAAGTACTtctactgcagtacaagtagtaatactacagaGTATAAATACTCGGTTACAAGtagaagtcctgcattcaaTATCAAAGTATTATCATCAGCATATACTTAAAGacccaaaagtaaaagtactcataacGCAGAATGATTTATATTAatgaattatattatttatgcattaatgCGTtgatcactttaatgttgcagctggtaaaggtggagctcttTCTAATgactatgtattttttaattatacattatattctatttattggttatattttgctttaataatctgaatctgggaagtaactaaagctgtcattaaaaatgttacattaacactgagtaaatgtacttaaaaaaactttggactgctcctttaatgcacataattactattattattattataaatattattttatttattcttaagAAATCAAATGAGACTTGAGAAATCTCATGTAAGTGTTGTAGAGGATGAACAGGTGAATGCTGCCACCTGGTGGATAGGTTGTgaaactacaaacacacagtttttattatttccagaACAACCCGAAAAAGATGCATTCAAGAGTTCCAGTTTATCCAGGGAACATGGAATTCTTTAATTCATTTCACCAGGAAACCATTAGTTGATTATTaatcaaagacaaaacattaaaactctTTGCTTTTTCTCCAAATATGATTAAGGTGTAAATCTTTCTAGAAAGACGTCAACAGGAGAACGAAGAGAGAGATCAGCTGTTCATCATGAATTAATCAATAGAGTCGCTGACTGACTGATGATAAAAACGCTCGTTatatgaagacagacagagaaacacaactTTGAATTATTAAAGAATTTAATCCTCGTTACGAGTTAAAGGCACTTTAACTGTCGACGCAGAGAACCCTTCATGTGATCATtacatgatgaagatgatgaagatgatgaagatgacagaCCACACTGAGATACAACGTTCTTTACTTTGTCAGTAGCTCGAGATGTAAAAAACTAACTGATCTTAACGTGACGGTCACTAAAGAGGTCACATGAAGGACGTCAACTagtccctctgtcctcctacACCATTCTACCACgcgacattacattacattacattacattacagtcatttagcagacctTCACGGTGGACGGCTGAcgtgagacacacacatgtgagacacacacatgtgagacacacacacacctcctgtcTCACAGTTTGGCCTTGGCCTGGAAGAAACTCATGACGGCGTTGAAACACTCGTCTGACGTCCATCGCTCCGTCAGACGCTTCACCTCGGCGTCGTTCACTGCGTGGAGACGGTCCTTCTCCATCGACCGGACCAGCTGCTTAGACAAGGACAgggactgagagacagacagggagagagacagagagagagacagggagagagagagagagggagagacagacagggagagagagagagcgagggagagacagacagggagagagagagacagagagagagacagacagggagagagagacagagagagacagacagggagagagagacagggagagagagacagggagagagagagagacagggagagagagacagagagagacagacagagagagagagacagggagagagagacagggagagagagacagacagggagagagagagagagacagggagagagagacagacagggagagagagacagacagggagagagacagggagagagacagacagtgttaCTGGTTTATGTCCTCGCTttgtgttgccatggagatatTTACCATGAGGTATGTCAGGATGTTCTcctaaactgtgtgtgtgtgtgtgtgtgtgtatgtgtgtgtgtgtgtgtgtgtgtgtgtgtgtgtgtgtgtgtgtgtgtgtgtgtgtagtgtgtgcgtgtagtgtgtgtgtgtgtgtgtgtgtgtgtgtgtgtgtgtgtgtgtgtgtgttcttacctGGGGGGCAGCTTGGCGTACTCCTTCAGTCGGCTCCAAACCTCTGACTGGAAGCTGCTGTCGGGGAAAACCTCCGTGACCAAACCGAGTTCACAGGCCTGAACCGCAGACAGCTTCTTATTGAACAGCAGCATCTCACTGGCCTGGGGGGGGGATAAACAGCCTCAGACAGGAAGTTCAGTGTgaacatttagaaatgttttagaCCAATCAGAAGCTCACAAAGTCTGacatcacgtgtgtgtgtgtgtgtgtgtgtgtgtgtgtgtgtgtgtgtgtgtgtgtgtgtaccttggcGGGGCCCATTATCTTGGGGAAGGTGTAGGAGGAGCATCCCTCGGCGCTCTGACCCAGTTGGGTGAAGGGAGTGTGGAAGGAGGCCTGAGGAGAAAGTCTCTGATTAACTGTTTAAACTCACAAAGACAACCACTGAAGAGGACTTTAAGGAGAGGACCAAGACGGAAACAagacgtcgccatcttgtttacgtctctggtgtggacctgtcagtcagtgtgtagccccgccctaaagcatcccctgctttatggtctgtttgactctaaatggagcatcatttactaaatgaacatcatgctgtattgaagaagacttgaaactagagattgagaccataaactcatgtttacaatgtttactgagggaataaatcaagagagaagtagagtcattttctcatagacttctatacaaccagaggagtcgccccctgctggacagcagagagaatgcagctttaacacaggaagctttgaagAACCAGAGGATGTCTCCTGAGCTgaatgttagcattagcatttagctcaaaacaccCCTAATGTTTGTGTACCAAAACGTTCCTCTCATTAGTAAACAAACAGACCTTTAATCAAGGTTCAACCATGTGACGGTTTTTATAaataccagtgtgtgtgtgtgtgtgtgtgtgtgtgtgtgtgtgtgtgtgtgtgtgtgtgtgtgtgtgtgcgtgtgtgtgagcatgtgtgtgtgtgtgtgtgtgagcatgtgtgtgtgtgtgtgtgtgagcatgtgtgtgtgtgcgtgtgtgtgtgtgagcatgtgtgtgtgtgagcatgtgtgtgtgtgtgtgtgtgtgtgtgtgtgtgtgtgtgtgtgtgtgtgtgtgtgtgtgtgtgtgtgtgtgtgtgtgtgtgtgtgtgtgtgtgtgtgtgtctttgtgtgtgtgtgcgtgtgtgtgtgtgtgtgtgtgtgtgtagtgtgtgtgtgtgtgtgtgtgtgtgtgtgtgtgtgtgtgtgtgtgtacccggTCCGTAGCGTAGACCAGGTCAAACAGGCCCAACAACGTCACAGAGATTCCTACAGCCGGTCCGTTCACCACGGCAACCAGCGGCTTGGGGAAGTCAATGTAGGCCTTCACGTACTTCCtgtaattatattgtttttgtataattattataataattatacaaaACATAGAATGAGCTTTTCTAATAACTAGTGAGGTCTGAATCATTTGTGGAGAAGGTTTTAAATCGTCGGTGGGTTAAATATGATCAGAACTCACAAAGACTAAAAAACAAAGCTGACACAATGAACACGAACACAACGTCTAAAGCTCCGCCTCATGATCAAACGGTCAACCgaccaatcaatcaaccaaccaaccaaccaaccaaccaaccaaccaatcaatcaatcaatcaatcaatcaatcaatcaatcaatcaatcaatcaatcaatcaatcaaccaaccaatcaatcaatcagtggTCACCTGAGCAGGTCTCCACCCTGTTGGGCCatctcctccacccctccctcgGGGATCTTGGTGAAGTTGGACAGGTCGTTTCCGCTGCAGTAGAAATCACCGGCACCTGAAGGAACATTTAAGGAATATTCatgtttagaaaatataaaacacgtCTGTATTGTCACAGAACGATGGTCACTGACTCACTGGAATGTTCCTCTGACCTACAACGTgttcatgtatttaatatatggagtttattttaaagttaacaCTTTTTATTAACACATGAGGAgaatttattataataacaatatagaTATTAAACTTTTCCTCTAACAGAAACATCCAGTACATGAAGTtatggaaatatatttactgatgAGTTATTAAACTAGTTTTTATCTACGACAGCGAGGAAACATTCAAGattcacttttaaatgtgtgtgcgtaCCAGTAAAGACTGTGATGACTGAGTCGTCTTTAGCTGCCTGATCCAGAGCTGCAATAATGTCATTGTACatctgaaagaaaagagaaagaaccAACTGATCACTGAGAGACACgtttatacaaataaacacatattattatatttaatctgcattcaaaatccacacgtcattaaaaaaaaacaatccaaaaacTGGGAAACACTTTTGTGGGTTTTTAAAGTGACTACAAGGAGCGTtcataaagaataactataaagaaacagaacatcttctctctgatggtctgtttactgatggaggtctatagaggatcaggactacactgagactggatcaggaccagATTAAAGATCCTCACTGGGAATTTAAACTTCAGAAGatataaaaaacatcttaaactCACCTGAACACTttagaaatagtaaaaaaaaggtcagtcagtcagtcagtcagtcagtcagtcagacagacagacagacagacagacagacacacacacctcggtGGTGATGGCGTTCTTCTTGGCCGGTCGGTTCAGTTTGATGGTGGTGATGTCATCCTCCGTGGAGACCAGCAGCGTCTCGTACGTCGTCCCGCTCCCAGCAGGCTTTGCAGCCACCTGGGCGGAGCTCCCACCCTCTGCTTCCACCAGGGAGCCAATCAGGTCGCAGTACTGCTGGCGGGCTTCGTCCTGAGGGTCACAAAGGGTTGTTTCACAGCTGAAGTTTGTCCGGACCAAAGGAAGCACGATGCTGATTGGTTGCTGCTCACTCTGAACCAGGAGGAGTCCACGTGAACGGCTACACCCCCCCACACATGTCCTACCTGTGAGACGGAGCCCAGGGACTTCCACGCGTCCCACTTCACCTTGTTGACAAAGTCCAGCATGCCTGGTTTGGGGGTGTCACAGGGCCCCCGAGTGGCCTGCaggaggaacacacacacgaCTGGTTTAACCTTTAACCCTCGGAATCTGAACATCAAGACGTTTCTGTTTTCTGCTCCTCTATCATTTTACTCTGTGGGTTTcatttccatggcaacaggtAAAGAACAGGCAGGCCTCCATATTGATCCAGTGGAGGTAGAGATATGAATGCGtgttagatatatatatatatatatagactgggcttatttatctttaaaaacagcCCGAGTCAGAGTCAACAAGTTAACACAAtaagatttattatttattgttcatAATTCATCAGACGATGATAAAGTGGTggaatgtgactgtgtgttaGTATACGTTTTAAATGAACATAGCTTTAATCTGACGGGTAAAGAACACAGGAAACATatcgttttttaaatgtgtatataaatatagacCAACAGGAGACATGATTTAAGGGTTAAATGACAGTAGATCTGTCAGGGTCTTCATTTCAGCTTCTAGTTAAACACCTTCACTATCAAACTCACTTTAAACCACATTCTGCTCCCTcagaaatatgaacatttaatcTCCAATATTAAAGGAGTTATGTTCCATCACTTACAGCTGACATCAACTGTGTctttatagatttaaaaaacGTATAAAGAAGTCGAGGACTTGACTCTGTAATATTTGAACGTGAGGACAAAACAACGGCTTAACTGGAACGAATATCTGACCAGGATTCACATTCAGGGTTGGATTGACAGAGTCGGTTACCACGGTAACGGGTTGTGCCCAGATCAAAGCTGTGTCTCCTTGCTGTTGAccccttcacaataaaagacctCACCTGTTTGAACAGAGCGTAGATCTTCAGCTTGGCCTCGTTGCCCGGGTCCTTCTTCAGCGTGGACAGTCTGTTCTTGGCCTGCTCGAACTGCTCCACCGtcgcacctacacacacacacacacacacacacacacacacacacttcatcacTACCACTGattaagatgatgatgatgatgatgatgaagatgatccAGTCAGGTTCCTCTAACGAgtccacagacaggaagtccagTTTAAACTAAGCACTCATCAGAAATACGTTTCAGGTGTTTTCACTCATGAGCacaaagaaatcaaagaaaaacagaaacaaaggaccaaataaaatgtagatGTTGTGTATTAATGCTACAATATATAAGTCAATAAATGTAGATTTTGTGTATTAATGCTACAATATACAAGTCAATAAATGTAGATTTTGTGTATTAATGCTACAATATATAAGTCAATAAATGTAGATGTGTATTAATGCTACAATATATAAGTCAATAAATGTAGAGAACATTAGTCAATAAGGAATGAGAGATAGAAGAAATATGTgcgtcaaacacaaacaactgcaaagaCACAAACGAGAAGTGAGATCTATGAAGTGTGTTAAATATAAACGCAGCAATAGTTTAACAAGcattaataaataagaatatttattgaaatgtcCAGAATAAATGCCACACAGAGCACAGCTGAATGACTGTATGATTTATGGTAACGTTTCTCATTCATCAGGAATTCATTCATATCAATAAATCTATGAGCTGAAGGTGACAAAGAGTCTCCCAGTGACCACAGCGGTGTGTTGGCCCTGCTGGGAGTTGTAGTCCATGAGGACAGGAAGTCTGGACAGACCGCCGTCAGCGTCCGGTCCGTCTGTCTGGTCTCGACCCGCCGTGCTGCCTTCAGTCCTCAGACAGGTCCAGTCTTTGGGTCAGCTTTGAGCTTTAGATCCCACAACGGGTTGATGTGTTTAAACTGAACACCTTTTcattacaatgtttttaaatctcatatttatgtgtttttaaatgtttgtcagaatgtatttaaatacCCGTCTGTTTCTATTTCATGATCACGGTTCCATCTTTTTGTTTGTACCAGCTGTACGGATCTTTGAATTTAATTGATCTTTTCCATCACCTCAAATAAAATCCCTTTGATAAAATAAAGGAGGATCAGAACATGAATGTTTCTGGATGCAGCAGCAGATACTCACCCATCATGGGAGAGGCTGAGGAGTGGAACTTCAGACTGGGAATGCTGGAGAATCggagcaaagaagaagaagagcttcAGTGAATTCACTTGGTGTCAGCTAAAGGGACTGCCAATTCAatgcaattcaattcaattcaattcattgGCATGAATGGTGCAGACAGTATTGCCAAAGCATTAAGagataacataaaaatatacaattcatATGAATAGataggtaataataataataataatataacagagtaaataactacagtaaatgaattaaaagaaaacacagttgtGTTTCTTGACACACAATAAAATCGGGGAGAAGAGTAAACACctgttctgtgtctctctctctctctctctgtctgtctctctctctctctctgtctctctctctctgtctctctctctcactatctccctctctctctacatgtctctgtctctctctctacatgtctctctctctctctgtctctctgtctctctctctccctgtctctctctctctgtctgtctctctctctctctacatgtctctgtctctctctctacatgtctctctctctccctgtctctctccctctcactatctctctctctctctccctgtctctctctctctactgtctctctctctctctctctctctctatctctctctctctctctctctcactgtctctctctctctctctgtctctctctctctgtctgtctctctctctctctacatgtctctctctctctctctctctctctctcactgtctctctctctctctgtctctctctctctctctctgtctgtctctctctctcactgtctctctctctctctctgtcacaaaGTTCAGCCTGACTCTCAGTGACGTCACTTCCTCCAGCTGACCTTGCTCTGTGAATCTGGAGCAAAGGTCTCAGCTAGCTGTAGCTACTGTATCTCCACCTGTCCAGCTAGCTGTATCTCCACCTGTCCAGCTAGCTGTATCTCCACCTGTCCAGCTAGCAGGACTACATGTCCCAGCTCTCCCCTGGCCTCTCCTTGTAGTCCTCCTCACCTTCTCAGGTGGACACAGCGCCAGGTAGCGCGCAGCCTCAGGGCGACGCCGGCCATCTCAACCCGGAGAAGGAGCTCCAAGCTTAGCCCCGCCCACTCTGTCCTCCGCTGCTCTCCCATTGGTGCACGTGGAGCACCAATCAGAACGCACGCTTCGTGGCGGAGACCCGCCTCTGTGCGTGAGCTCGACCAATCAGCGTCGAGAGGGCGTTACTCATTCAGGACTTCATGTGACGTAAACAAAGAGTGTCCAcactaaataatatataatatataatatataatatataatatataatatataatatataatatataatatatatatatatatatattatatattatatatatatattatatattatatattattatcacaggaagataagataagagaagataatcctttattagttataaataagcagtaaaaacagtgaCGTAAACAAAGAGTATCCACACTAactcaaatataatataatatatatattatataatatattatattatatattatatgttattatcacattatccatatatatattatataatatattatattatatattatatgttattatcacaggaagataagataagagaagataatcctttattagttataaataagcagtaaaaacagtacGTAAACAAAGAGTATCCACACTAactcaaatataatataatatatatattatataatatattatattatatattatatgttattatcacattatccatatatatattatataatatattatattatatattatatgttattatcacattatcCACACTAactcaaatataatataatatatatattatataatatattatattatatattatatgttattatcacaggaagataagataagagaagataatcctttattagttataaataagcagtaaaaacagtgaCCTGAAGAGTGTCCACACTAactcaaatataatataatatataatatattatatattatatattatatattatatgttagaTGTTATTATCACAGGAAGCACAAGGAGATGCAGTTGTAGCTCATTTGTGTGGGTTCTCTTCATGTTCTCTTCATGTTCTCTTCATGTTCTCTTCATGTTCTCTACGGGTTCTCTACGGGTTCTCTTCATGTTCTCTTCATG harbors:
- the eci2 gene encoding enoyl-CoA delta isomerase 2, mitochondrial: MAGVALRLRATWRCVHLRSIPSLKFHSSASPMMGATVEQFEQAKNRLSTLKKDPGNEAKLKIYALFKQATRGPCDTPKPGMLDFVNKVKWDAWKSLGSVSQDEARQQYCDLIGSLVEAEGGSSAQVAAKPAGSGTTYETLLVSTEDDITTIKLNRPAKKNAITTEMYNDIIAALDQAAKDDSVITVFTGAGDFYCSGNDLSNFTKIPEGGVEEMAQQGGDLLRKYVKAYIDFPKPLVAVVNGPAVGISVTLLGLFDLVYATDRASFHTPFTQLGQSAEGCSSYTFPKIMGPAKASEMLLFNKKLSAVQACELGLVTEVFPDSSFQSEVWSRLKEYAKLPPQSLSLSKQLVRSMEKDRLHAVNDAEVKRLTERWTSDECFNAVMSFFQAKAKL